ATAAATTATTTGCTGAAAACGGCACCTATGCTGACCCGGCTGTCTACTCTGTCGGGATTAAAGACCATCAGGTACTGGGCGTAGGCGAAGAGAAAGGCCACTCTGCCACCCATGGTGAAAGCTGCCTCACTGTCTCCTTTGTTTCCATCAGCTTTGGGGGTCTGATAATCCATACCTGCCAGGGCTGAGACTGTCAGCAGGTTCAAGGCATTGAATTTCAAATAGATTTTTGGAAGGTGTTCGGTCAGGGTGAGAGTCTGCCCGCTTCCCAGATCATCCAGGGCCCAGGACTGACCGAATTCATACTCGGCACCAACGGACAGGGTGGGGAAAAACTTGTATCCCACACCGCCGAAGGCCGCAAAGCCCAGGGGATAACCATTGAAGTCGCTGTCCGTATTTGTAATGAAATATCCATTGTAACCTGCTCCCAGCTGTATATCGATAAAGGGGAGGGCATAGGCAGAAACAGAACACATCATCAGGATCAGAGACGCCATTAAAAATTTCTTTTTCATAAATCATTTTCTCCTGTTTTGAATCGCAGAGATTTTCTTCTGATAATTATAGAGCATATCCTTTTCAAATTCAGCATTGTCAGTATAGGCTCTTCCAAAAACGGGTTGCCAGAGCTGAGGATCTTCCATGCACATATAAAAAAAGACATCCTCCCTCCACTCTTTCAGCCCCGTTGCGGCGGCTTTAAAGAGCTCTTCCTTGATCTTCAGGGGGTAGGACCACTTCCCGGCGGCTTCCTCCAGGGGCATCTGCAGTATCTTGCTGAGGATGGGGCGCTCCCGCAGTTGTTTCAGAACCGGTTTGATAAAGGTCAGAGTCCCCAGGGAGACGCATAGTACCTCCTCGGCTTTGAACTGCCGGGTCATCTCCCTGGTCAGGGCTTCATAATCAGACTCCCATCCCTTGTACCAGACCATGGGATGCAGATGGAAGCCCACAGCTATCCCTCTATCCGCCACCATCCGGGCCGCCTCCAGCCGTTTCTCCAGGCTGGCTGTCAGTCTTTCTTCTGCGGCAATAAGGGGTGGTGTGTTGAGTGACCAGGTCAGGAGCATGTTGGGGGGGACATCCAGTTCGAGCAGCTCTTTTACATTGTCTGATTTTGTCTTGAGTTCCAGGATGACATGAGGGTTTTTCCATGCAAAGCGGCAGAGATCTTCCAGAAGGCCGTCCCGGTTTCCCCACATGAGGGAGTCCGAGGATTGTCCCGTCCCGATATGCCAGGTTTTCCCCGGGTCAAGATTCAGTTTGGCGAGCTTTTCTTTCAAGTCGCTGTGAAAGAGTATTTTATTTTCCGAATAAAAGGACTGTATGGAGCAGTAGGAGCAGTCAAACCCGCAGTTGATCACCGCATCCAGTGTCTTGAGATTGCAGCAGCGGGTTTTTTCCGAGGCAACAGGACAATCTCCCAGAATCTGGCGTTCATCCAGGATGGCTTGAAATCCCGGGACGGGATTCACTATCTTCCCGGGTGAAAAATTGCTGTAGTCCTTGGGCACATCCTTCAGTTTTTGCCAGGAGAGGGTCAGTGACTTAAAGCGTTTTTCCTTTTCTCCCCGGTCTCCGGGTTTCAGGCTTTCCGGGACACCCCAGTGCTCTTCCAGGCTCCCCTCATCCCAGGTTTCCAGATCCCGTGAGATCCGGATGATCTGCCTTATCTGCTGAACCGAGAACTGCCAGTTCCGGCAAATCTGTTCCAGGAATTCCCTGTCTCTCTTCTCGAGAGCCAGGTATTCCCTGCTCCCATGAAACTGTGATAGTTTATTGTCCATAACTTGCCTGTCATACTAAAAGATATAAGGATGTTGTCATAGGTGAAATTGAGGTTCTTTGATATTCTTGCCCTGGTTTTTTCTCTGGCAGTTTTCCTGCTTTTTACCCTCTACGGCCGCAGCATCAGTCAGGAAGAGGGATACATCATCATCGAGGATGTCCAGGGGAAGTCTATCTATCCCCTTACTGAGGACCGGGAACTTCATCTG
This genomic stretch from Oceanispirochaeta sp. harbors:
- a CDS encoding radical SAM protein, which gives rise to MDNKLSQFHGSREYLALEKRDREFLEQICRNWQFSVQQIRQIIRISRDLETWDEGSLEEHWGVPESLKPGDRGEKEKRFKSLTLSWQKLKDVPKDYSNFSPGKIVNPVPGFQAILDERQILGDCPVASEKTRCCNLKTLDAVINCGFDCSYCSIQSFYSENKILFHSDLKEKLAKLNLDPGKTWHIGTGQSSDSLMWGNRDGLLEDLCRFAWKNPHVILELKTKSDNVKELLELDVPPNMLLTWSLNTPPLIAAEERLTASLEKRLEAARMVADRGIAVGFHLHPMVWYKGWESDYEALTREMTRQFKAEEVLCVSLGTLTFIKPVLKQLRERPILSKILQMPLEEAAGKWSYPLKIKEELFKAAATGLKEWREDVFFYMCMEDPQLWQPVFGRAYTDNAEFEKDMLYNYQKKISAIQNRRK